A single Arcobacter sp. FWKO B DNA region contains:
- a CDS encoding peptidylprolyl isomerase, giving the protein MFGFGKDLKEYDLDEATMAKFQYAKITTDHGVIWIKLFPKETPTAVANFATLANDGFYNGLIFHRVIPGFMAQGGCPNGRGTGGPGWAIKCETGADKQVHKRGSLSMAHAGKNTGGSQFFICFVPCPHLDGVHTVFGGIEPQDKDSFIALDAIGQGDTIKSIEILENKN; this is encoded by the coding sequence ATGTTTGGATTTGGTAAAGATTTAAAAGAGTACGATCTTGATGAAGCTACAATGGCAAAGTTTCAATATGCAAAAATTACAACAGACCATGGCGTGATTTGGATTAAATTATTCCCAAAAGAGACTCCTACAGCAGTAGCGAACTTTGCAACATTGGCAAATGATGGGTTTTATAATGGACTTATATTTCATAGAGTAATCCCAGGGTTTATGGCTCAAGGTGGATGTCCAAATGGTAGAGGTACAGGCGGTCCAGGCTGGGCAATCAAATGTGAAACTGGAGCTGATAAGCAAGTACATAAAAGAGGGTCTCTTTCTATGGCTCATGCTGGTAAAAACACTGGTGGAAGTCAGTTTTTTATATGTTTTGTTCCATGCCCTCATCTTGATGGTGTTCACACTGTATTTGGTGGTATAGAGCCACAAGATAAAGATAGTTTTATAGCTCTTGATGCTATAGGTCAAGGTGATACTATCAAATCAATCGAAATTTTAGAAAACAAAAACTAA
- a CDS encoding nickel/cobalt transporter — translation MIGNLWGEFIYNLNNYQKILNANIASSFRQIDELGLYGSLIIIAIAFAYGAIHAAGPGHGKAIVASYFLSHGKKISSAFKIGYMVSIIHAFSALVLTFVIYYLIDGVFSKTFNQSVDMMYKISGGLILLVGIYLLYELKKDWNRCERDENISNKKPFFVALSVGIVPCPGVMTVLLFSLMLGHLITGIFATIAMSIGMGLTISIAGILALKSSKLASKSTKILKILQIISPILVISIGLFLLV, via the coding sequence ATGATAGGAAATCTTTGGGGGGAGTTTATTTATAATCTTAACAACTACCAAAAAATATTAAATGCAAATATCGCCTCATCTTTTCGACAAATAGATGAACTTGGGCTTTATGGCTCTTTGATTATTATTGCAATCGCTTTTGCTTATGGTGCTATTCATGCAGCTGGTCCTGGTCATGGAAAAGCAATAGTAGCAAGCTATTTTTTATCTCATGGTAAAAAAATATCTAGTGCATTTAAAATAGGCTATATGGTATCTATTATCCACGCTTTTTCTGCACTTGTTTTGACATTTGTAATATATTATTTAATAGATGGAGTATTTTCAAAAACTTTCAACCAAAGTGTAGATATGATGTATAAAATATCTGGTGGATTGATTCTACTAGTAGGTATTTATCTTTTATATGAACTCAAAAAAGATTGGAACCGCTGTGAAAGAGATGAAAACATATCAAACAAAAAACCTTTTTTTGTAGCATTATCTGTAGGTATTGTTCCATGTCCTGGGGTTATGACCGTACTACTTTTTTCTTTGATGCTTGGACATCTCATCACTGGTATATTTGCTACAATTGCTATGAGTATAGGGATGGGACTCACTATTTCAATAGCAGGAATTTTGGCTCTTAAAAGCTCCAAATTAGCCTCAAAAAGTACAAAAATTCTTAAAATACTACAAATAATATCGCCAATTTTAGTGATAAGTATCGGATTGTTTTTATTAGTATGA
- a CDS encoding DUF1007 family protein: MKIIISFLLTTIFVYAHPHVFVDVKFDIKIEDDEANIDVYWYFDEMTSQLILMDFDRNRNGKLDESEIKYIEKEAFSHLVDFEYYTFAYQNGSQLTLSKPTNFTVYIEKFKVVYKFNLTTKIDLSKKNLKIGSFDDDMGMAFGLDKNTKVATNNQNIKLSSISSIREDMDFYIAHMLLIKWEGI; encoded by the coding sequence ATGAAAATCATAATATCTTTTTTATTGACTACAATTTTTGTATATGCTCATCCTCATGTTTTTGTAGATGTTAAATTTGATATTAAGATAGAAGATGACGAAGCAAATATTGATGTTTATTGGTATTTTGATGAAATGACTTCCCAACTAATCCTTATGGATTTTGATAGAAATAGAAATGGGAAACTTGATGAATCTGAAATAAAGTATATTGAAAAAGAGGCTTTTTCTCATTTGGTAGATTTTGAATACTATACATTTGCATATCAAAACGGAAGTCAGTTAACTTTATCAAAACCAACTAATTTTACAGTATACATAGAAAAATTTAAAGTGGTTTATAAATTTAATCTAACTACAAAAATAGATTTATCAAAAAAGAATTTAAAAATTGGTTCTTTTGATGATGACATGGGAATGGCTTTTGGTCTAGATAAAAATACGAAAGTAGCAACAAATAATCAAAATATTAAATTATCAAGTATCTCTTCAATAAGAGAAGATATGGATTTTTATATAGCACATATGTTACTAATCAAATGGGAGGGAATATGA
- a CDS encoding M99 family carboxypeptidase catalytic domain-containing protein has translation MFKKIVMLIILISASYAYERDFSFHKMQGDPDAPTLLVIGGVHGDEPGGYFAPVLMLKHYEIKKGSVYVVPNLNFDSLVEFRRGKYGDMNRKFADIKENDPDYRHVQRIKEIITLPEVAFVSNLHDGRGFYRHKWESAIFNPSAWGQSYIIDQQKIEDVEFGNLDEITAKMEAILNKDLHENHHTFNVKNTETKEVDEAMQKSLTYFAVTNLKPAIAVETSKNITELDLKVIYQLRSFEALMQVMGIEYSTNLELTREAVQASLADYGSLKLNDKFTIELSDSKFSTRFVPMKKGDNKIDFSHPLGTLVSRGDHYDIHIGHLRVGALYPQYFDFNCEIKGAKLIIDGVEKYVQFGDIVDVKKDFKVLAQDGIRVNVIGFVTKDKTSQDGITIKKSDIIERFAMDNKNKTFRIEFYDENNFCGMIGVKFQ, from the coding sequence TTGTTTAAAAAAATAGTAATGTTAATTATTCTAATTTCTGCTTCATACGCATATGAAAGGGATTTTTCATTTCACAAAATGCAAGGTGACCCAGATGCACCAACACTTCTAGTAATAGGTGGTGTTCATGGTGATGAACCAGGTGGATATTTTGCTCCTGTACTTATGTTAAAACATTATGAGATCAAAAAAGGCTCAGTATATGTGGTACCAAATCTAAACTTTGATAGCTTGGTTGAGTTTAGAAGGGGAAAATATGGTGATATGAATCGAAAATTTGCTGATATTAAAGAAAATGATCCAGATTATAGACATGTACAAAGAATAAAAGAGATTATTACTTTGCCTGAAGTTGCTTTTGTATCAAATTTACATGATGGAAGAGGATTTTATAGACACAAATGGGAAAGTGCAATATTCAATCCTTCTGCTTGGGGACAATCATATATAATAGATCAACAAAAAATTGAAGATGTTGAGTTTGGTAATCTAGATGAAATCACAGCTAAAATGGAAGCTATACTAAATAAAGATTTACATGAAAATCATCACACTTTCAATGTAAAAAATACAGAAACAAAAGAAGTAGATGAAGCTATGCAAAAATCATTGACATATTTTGCAGTTACAAATCTAAAACCTGCAATTGCTGTTGAAACAAGTAAGAATATTACAGAATTAGACTTAAAAGTGATTTATCAACTCCGTTCTTTTGAAGCATTAATGCAGGTAATGGGGATAGAATACTCTACAAACTTAGAACTTACCCGTGAAGCTGTTCAAGCAAGTTTAGCTGATTATGGTTCACTTAAACTTAATGATAAGTTTACAATTGAACTAAGTGATTCAAAATTTTCAACAAGATTCGTACCAATGAAAAAAGGAGATAATAAAATTGATTTTTCACATCCTTTAGGTACTTTAGTAAGCAGAGGTGATCATTATGATATTCATATAGGACATTTGAGAGTAGGGGCTTTATACCCACAATACTTTGATTTTAACTGTGAAATAAAAGGTGCAAAGCTTATTATTGATGGTGTAGAAAAATATGTACAATTTGGTGATATTGTAGATGTTAAAAAAGATTTTAAAGTCTTAGCACAAGATGGAATAAGGGTCAATGTTATAGGTTTTGTTACAAAAGATAAAACCAGCCAAGATGGAATCACTATTAAAAAATCTGATATTATAGAGAGATTTGCAATGGATAATAAAAATAAAACTTTTAGAATTGAGTTTTATGATGAGAATAACTTTTGTGGTATGATAGGTGTTAAATTTCAATAA
- a CDS encoding aminodeoxychorismate synthase component I, translating to MLNFNNIYINKLNDLGKNKIPFLVIISYDKKVVEIIEYPNKSDNVYFDIDSSTNKSDTILFDKIKPINFDTYRSKFDMVIELIKSGETYLLNLTAPTNITTSLSLKDIYNTTKAKFKLYYKDKFVCFSPERFIKIQNNTIYTYPMKGTINANIPNAKELILSDSKELAEHTMVVDLLRNDLSIVSNKVTVTKFRYLEKINAGSRELYQVSSEIKGELEEGWRANIGNILNSLLPAGSITGTPKKNTVKIINDIEGYDRGFFSGVFGYFDGESFDSGVMIRFIEKDGDKFIYKSGGGITIDSNAKKEYEELIAKIYLPC from the coding sequence GTGTTAAATTTCAATAATATATATATAAATAAGTTAAATGACTTAGGAAAAAATAAAATACCATTTTTGGTAATTATAAGCTACGATAAAAAAGTGGTTGAAATCATTGAGTATCCTAATAAATCAGATAATGTTTATTTTGATATAGACTCATCTACGAATAAAAGTGATACTATATTATTTGATAAAATAAAACCTATCAACTTTGATACATATAGGTCAAAATTTGATATGGTAATTGAGCTCATTAAAAGTGGTGAAACATATTTACTAAATTTGACTGCTCCTACAAATATAACAACATCACTTTCCCTAAAAGATATATATAATACAACTAAAGCAAAATTTAAACTTTATTATAAAGATAAGTTTGTATGCTTTTCACCTGAGAGATTTATTAAAATACAAAATAACACTATATATACATATCCAATGAAAGGGACTATCAACGCAAATATTCCAAATGCTAAAGAGCTTATATTAAGTGACTCTAAAGAGTTAGCAGAGCACACAATGGTAGTAGATTTGCTTAGAAATGATTTATCAATAGTATCAAACAAAGTAACTGTTACTAAGTTTAGATATCTTGAAAAAATAAATGCTGGAAGTCGTGAACTTTATCAAGTGAGTTCTGAGATAAAAGGGGAACTAGAAGAGGGTTGGAGAGCTAATATCGGCAATATTTTAAACTCTTTACTACCTGCTGGTTCAATAACAGGAACTCCTAAAAAAAATACAGTAAAAATAATAAATGATATTGAAGGATATGATAGAGGTTTTTTTAGTGGAGTATTTGGATACTTTGATGGAGAAAGCTTTGATAGTGGTGTAATGATAAGATTTATAGAAAAAGATGGAGATAAGTTTATTTACAAAAGTGGTGGTGGTATTACAATTGATAGTAATGCAAAAAAAGAGTATGAAGAACTTATTGCAAAGATTTATTTACCATGTTAA
- a CDS encoding aminotransferase class IV, with translation MLNKNKVFFETIRYENQIPQNLSYHNDRLNKTRKEVLGIDSKIDLAQLLYTSSDTNIQKCKVIYSDDIINIELTPYKKREVKNLKIVEDNTIKYIYKSINRDEIDSLYSKRELNDDIIIVQNGLITDTSIANIALFIDNKWLTPKNPLLYGTTRQRYIDSNMIIPADIDINMLLSSQKIALLNAMIGFDILKNWEII, from the coding sequence ATGTTAAATAAAAATAAAGTATTTTTTGAAACTATAAGATATGAAAATCAAATTCCACAAAATTTATCTTATCATAATGATAGGTTAAATAAAACACGAAAAGAAGTGTTAGGAATTGATAGTAAGATAGATTTAGCTCAATTATTGTATACATCATCTGATACTAATATTCAAAAGTGTAAAGTAATCTATTCAGATGATATTATAAATATAGAATTGACTCCTTATAAAAAAAGAGAAGTCAAAAACTTAAAAATTGTAGAAGATAATACCATTAAATATATATACAAATCAATAAATAGAGATGAAATTGACTCTCTTTATAGTAAAAGAGAGTTAAACGATGATATAATCATAGTTCAAAATGGTTTGATTACTGATACTAGTATTGCAAATATAGCTTTATTTATTGATAATAAATGGCTAACACCAAAAAATCCATTATTATATGGAACAACAAGACAAAGGTATATTGATAGCAATATGATAATACCTGCTGATATTGATATAAATATGTTATTAAGTTCACAAAAGATAGCATTATTAAATGCAATGATCGGATTTGATATTTTAAAAAACTGGGAGATTATATGA
- a CDS encoding helix-turn-helix domain-containing protein, translating to MKYLFSSEEIDDLHKRVGQKVKYYRTKCGLTQLDLSLEMGCKSVSLISAAELYTNKKHFNIEHLYKISKILNIPMEAFFVDKVII from the coding sequence ATGAAATATTTATTTTCAAGTGAAGAAATTGATGATTTACATAAGAGGGTGGGACAAAAAGTGAAATATTATAGAACAAAATGTGGATTAACACAATTGGATTTATCTTTAGAAATGGGTTGTAAGTCTGTCAGTTTAATTTCAGCAGCGGAATTATATACCAATAAAAAGCACTTCAATATCGAACATCTGTACAAAATAAGTAAAATTCTAAATATCCCAATGGAAGCTTTTTTTGTTGATAAAGTGATAATTTAA
- a CDS encoding chemotaxis protein CheB, producing MINYSDIIIVGLGASAGGFEALQKFLEKIEEHEKITYVIVQHLDPNQPTMLGNLLSKYTKLGISMIKDNDTPKGNQIYFCPPNNDLTIKNGKFILSEPREKAYPKPSINKFFESLALEKKEKAIGIILSGTGSDGAKGIEEIHHMGGITLAEDEGAKYFSMPKAAIDTGYVDSVLPPELMAEGIPYVINDRNYFTQQYEVKGSVYKIFDLLNKKTNIDFSSYKENTILRRIKKRINENKKTDIDEYIDLLNQNTDELEILKNELLIIVTSFFRGDEAFKELERELENLILEKSDNILRVWIPACATGEEAFTIAIIIKEILRKLNISKKVTIFATDVSDIAIESARNKNYSIEQMFGVKNEYIERYFDEKNTGYRPKKEIRDMIIFSKHDVIKDPPFSNLDLISCRNLLIYFNSNLQKVVMNVFYYALRFNGLLFLGQSETVGNLSTLFTTIHSKNKLYKKTNDLGIISPETINYTKKKASQILNEASGKDNNKALDIDFVINKAISQEYCKNGIVIDSNSMILFYKGDTSDYISQPQGIVTQDLFRLAKDYIKLDLRATINEAKKNNKYAISKKIKIFPFNSVDFYILITVFPLEINKLGNNNFYVAFDKITEKDVVYKKELSETMNQDEISILEEELLSLKERLQITIEELETSNEELQSTNEELQSTNEELQTVNDELSFKNSELEFAQKAFHDVLSAIKADVLIVDKSFNILKYTDGILKFFDIKKTNVVNFSTVLLNATVKLPNLLEDLKTSLLQDKEIGYEVILGTKVFWFRVSKIYMTSKNHNDDVGLVLSFLDRTEIFEKDKILFQQSKMAAMGEMIGNIAHQWRQPLNNLALQIALFVHKLENGTLDASYINSFKIDYDLEIKHMSQTIDDFKDFLTPSKNYDINFVHLAIDRSLKMIEDSLKFNQISINYKSGKQKFYGCINELSQVILNIFNNSKEVFIDRSIKDREINITIGTNGKYSVISIIDNGMGVEEKYFEHISKPYFTTKKDRGGTGIGLYMSKTIVEHMGGKIIFQNTKNGFKVNIYLLKDYVGK from the coding sequence ATGATAAATTATAGTGATATAATCATAGTAGGTCTAGGAGCTAGTGCTGGTGGTTTTGAAGCCTTACAAAAATTTCTAGAAAAAATAGAAGAGCATGAGAAAATTACATATGTAATAGTTCAACATTTGGATCCTAATCAGCCTACAATGTTAGGTAATTTACTGAGTAAGTATACAAAACTTGGAATTTCTATGATTAAAGACAACGATACTCCAAAAGGAAATCAGATATATTTTTGTCCTCCTAATAATGATTTAACAATTAAAAATGGTAAATTTATATTAAGTGAACCAAGAGAAAAAGCTTATCCAAAACCATCTATAAATAAGTTTTTTGAATCTTTAGCTTTAGAAAAAAAAGAAAAAGCTATAGGAATAATTTTGAGTGGTACGGGAAGTGATGGAGCTAAAGGTATAGAAGAAATACATCATATGGGTGGTATTACATTGGCTGAAGATGAGGGGGCAAAGTATTTTTCTATGCCTAAAGCTGCTATTGATACAGGTTATGTTGATTCAGTATTACCTCCTGAATTGATGGCTGAAGGGATACCTTATGTTATTAATGACAGAAATTATTTTACACAACAGTATGAAGTGAAGGGTTCAGTTTATAAAATATTTGATTTATTGAATAAAAAAACTAATATAGATTTTAGTTCATATAAAGAAAATACAATTCTAAGAAGAATTAAAAAAAGAATTAATGAAAATAAAAAAACAGATATAGATGAATACATTGATTTATTAAATCAAAATACAGATGAATTAGAAATATTAAAAAATGAATTATTAATAATAGTAACATCTTTTTTTAGAGGTGATGAGGCTTTTAAAGAACTTGAAAGGGAGCTTGAAAATTTAATTCTAGAAAAAAGCGATAATATACTAAGAGTTTGGATTCCAGCATGTGCTACTGGTGAGGAAGCATTCACAATAGCTATTATAATAAAAGAAATATTAAGAAAATTGAATATATCAAAAAAAGTTACAATTTTTGCAACAGATGTAAGTGATATAGCTATTGAAAGTGCTAGAAATAAGAATTATAGTATCGAGCAAATGTTTGGGGTTAAGAATGAGTATATAGAGCGGTATTTTGATGAAAAAAACACTGGATATCGTCCTAAAAAAGAAATTAGAGATATGATAATTTTTTCAAAACATGATGTTATAAAAGATCCTCCATTTTCAAATCTTGATTTAATAAGTTGTAGAAATTTATTGATTTATTTTAATAGTAATTTACAAAAAGTAGTAATGAATGTATTTTACTATGCTTTAAGATTTAATGGTTTGTTATTCTTAGGTCAAAGTGAAACAGTAGGGAATTTAAGTACATTATTTACAACTATACATAGTAAAAACAAATTATATAAAAAGACTAATGATTTAGGGATTATATCTCCAGAAACTATAAATTATACAAAAAAAAAGGCATCTCAAATACTAAATGAAGCATCTGGAAAAGATAATAATAAAGCTCTTGATATTGATTTTGTTATAAATAAAGCCATATCTCAAGAATATTGCAAAAATGGTATAGTTATAGATAGTAATTCTATGATTTTATTTTATAAAGGAGATACTAGTGATTACATATCACAACCACAAGGCATAGTAACACAAGATTTATTTAGGTTAGCTAAAGATTATATAAAGTTAGACTTGAGGGCTACTATAAATGAAGCTAAAAAGAATAACAAATATGCAATTTCAAAGAAGATAAAGATATTTCCATTTAATAGTGTAGATTTTTATATATTAATTACAGTGTTTCCTTTAGAAATAAATAAACTTGGTAATAATAATTTTTATGTTGCTTTTGATAAGATCACAGAAAAAGATGTAGTATATAAAAAAGAATTATCTGAGACAATGAATCAAGATGAAATATCTATTTTGGAAGAAGAACTTTTAAGTCTAAAAGAAAGATTACAAATTACAATAGAAGAGCTAGAAACATCTAATGAAGAGCTACAAAGTACCAATGAAGAGTTACAAAGTACAAATGAAGAGTTACAAACTGTAAATGATGAATTGTCTTTTAAAAATAGTGAACTTGAATTTGCACAAAAAGCTTTTCATGATGTATTATCAGCTATTAAAGCTGATGTTTTAATTGTTGATAAATCTTTTAATATATTAAAATATACAGATGGTATTTTGAAGTTTTTTGATATAAAGAAAACAAATGTAGTTAATTTTTCAACAGTTTTATTAAATGCGACAGTAAAACTACCGAATTTATTAGAAGATTTAAAAACTTCACTTTTACAAGATAAAGAAATAGGATATGAAGTAATTCTAGGTACAAAAGTATTTTGGTTTAGAGTAAGTAAAATATATATGACTAGTAAAAATCACAATGATGATGTTGGGCTAGTTTTAAGCTTTTTGGATAGAACTGAGATTTTTGAAAAAGATAAAATCTTATTTCAGCAATCTAAAATGGCAGCAATGGGTGAAATGATTGGAAATATAGCCCATCAATGGAGACAGCCGTTAAATAACTTAGCTTTACAAATAGCATTGTTTGTACATAAGTTGGAAAATGGTACATTAGATGCTAGTTATATCAATAGCTTTAAAATAGATTATGATTTAGAAATTAAACATATGTCTCAAACTATTGATGATTTTAAAGATTTCTTGACTCCATCTAAAAACTATGATATTAATTTTGTTCACTTGGCTATTGATAGAAGTTTGAAGATGATTGAAGATTCACTTAAGTTTAATCAAATTTCTATAAATTATAAATCAGGAAAACAAAAATTCTATGGTTGTATTAATGAATTGTCACAAGTGATTTTAAATATATTTAATAATTCTAAAGAGGTTTTTATTGATAGAAGTATAAAGGATAGAGAGATTAATATTACTATAGGTACTAATGGAAAATATAGCGTAATTTCTATTATTGATAATGGTATGGGGGTGGAAGAAAAATATTTTGAGCATATATCAAAACCTTACTTTACAACAAAAAAAGATAGAGGAGGAACTGGTATAGGGCTATATATGTCCAAAACTATAGTTGAGCATATGGGTGGAAAAATAATATTTCAAAATACTAAAAATGGTTTTAAAGTCAATATTTATTTATTAAAAGACTATGTAGGAAAGTAA
- a CDS encoding response regulator — translation MNYLKKYTLLYVEDDETTVSIVKELLKDQVKEVYTALDGYDGWKVFKQKNPDIVLMDINMPKMNGIKLSQKIKRVAPDKPIVVLTAFNENNLLHQFIEIGIEAYLTKPLTSFDKLKEPLDKIATLLSYKTIAKEKDLALKKSETLLKKAQEVAHVGNWEFCFKTNKFICSAMLYKIFDIDKCSVTLMYDNFLSLLYYPNKELMDKEEYVCSIIHKQSINTIHKIKTVNGKIKYLDEQSIIEFNKKGKPIIAYGTIQEVTEKYQYELKIKESVAKLEVALESAKIGMWEWNINAGVIEWDKNTYEMLGYNHNEFEINYEIWKSLVHTHDIERVHTSLHSQLELSDIFIIEFRYKTANNKWLWVEGRGRVIEKNMYGDPIRLIGTHTDISHIKEYELILKNEISNKTKELKELNSNLELKIKEEVAKNREKDQLLQHQTRLAAIGEMMSNIAHQWRQPLSAITTSISALKIKNDYGILNNNDIDETNETILHSAGFLSSTIDNFKNFYKKDSIKKRFFIIDAIKDALNIVKATYDHNFIKIELDIDYGISYFGSDNLLSQVVLNVLSNSKEAFDKDHIDEKIVCISLNKVDDTIIIAIEDNAGGIPSDIIGKIFDPYFTTKHNSQGTGLGLYMCTQILNNHFNCGTIEANNNTSKYGYGACFIIKFRTVDLDKEIKNEQ, via the coding sequence ATGAATTATTTAAAAAAATATACATTATTATATGTCGAAGATGATGAGACAACAGTGAGTATTGTAAAAGAATTATTAAAGGATCAAGTGAAAGAAGTTTATACTGCATTGGATGGATATGATGGATGGAAAGTTTTTAAACAAAAGAATCCTGATATTGTATTAATGGATATAAATATGCCAAAAATGAATGGTATTAAATTAAGTCAAAAAATAAAAAGAGTAGCACCAGATAAGCCAATTGTTGTATTGACAGCATTTAATGAAAATAATTTATTACATCAATTTATTGAAATTGGTATTGAAGCATACCTAACTAAGCCATTGACATCATTTGATAAGTTAAAAGAACCTTTGGATAAAATAGCTACTTTATTGAGCTATAAAACTATTGCTAAAGAAAAAGACTTAGCATTAAAGAAAAGTGAAACTCTTTTAAAAAAAGCTCAGGAAGTTGCACATGTAGGAAATTGGGAGTTTTGTTTTAAGACCAATAAATTTATTTGTTCTGCTATGTTATATAAAATATTTGATATAGATAAATGTAGTGTAACTTTGATGTATGATAATTTTCTTAGCTTACTATATTATCCAAATAAAGAACTTATGGATAAAGAGGAGTATGTTTGTTCTATTATACATAAGCAATCAATTAATACAATTCATAAAATCAAAACTGTAAATGGTAAAATAAAATATTTGGATGAACAATCTATAATTGAATTTAATAAAAAAGGGAAACCTATTATTGCTTATGGAACAATTCAAGAAGTTACAGAGAAATATCAATATGAATTAAAGATAAAAGAGTCTGTAGCAAAGTTAGAAGTCGCTTTGGAAAGTGCTAAAATTGGAATGTGGGAATGGAATATTAATGCAGGTGTGATTGAATGGGATAAAAATACTTATGAAATGTTGGGCTATAATCACAATGAATTTGAAATAAATTATGAAATATGGAAATCTTTGGTTCACACACATGATATAGAAAGAGTTCATACTAGCTTGCATTCACAATTGGAATTATCTGATATATTTATTATAGAATTTAGATACAAAACAGCAAATAATAAATGGCTATGGGTTGAGGGAAGGGGCAGAGTTATAGAAAAGAATATGTATGGTGATCCAATTAGATTAATAGGTACACATACTGATATTTCACATATAAAAGAGTATGAATTGATTTTGAAAAATGAAATTAGTAATAAAACGAAAGAACTTAAAGAATTGAATAGTAACTTAGAGTTGAAAATAAAAGAAGAAGTTGCAAAAAATAGAGAAAAAGATCAGTTATTACAACATCAAACTAGGTTAGCTGCAATTGGTGAAATGATGAGCAATATTGCTCATCAATGGAGACAACCTTTGAGTGCTATAACTACTTCTATAAGTGCATTAAAAATAAAGAATGATTATGGTATTTTAAACAATAATGATATAGATGAAACTAATGAAACTATATTGCATAGTGCAGGTTTTTTATCATCTACAATAGATAATTTTAAGAACTTTTACAAAAAAGATTCGATAAAAAAGAGATTTTTTATTATAGATGCTATAAAAGATGCTTTAAATATTGTAAAAGCAACTTATGATCATAATTTTATAAAGATAGAATTAGATATTGATTATGGCATATCATATTTTGGTAGTGATAATTTATTATCACAAGTAGTGCTTAATGTATTGTCAAACTCTAAAGAGGCATTTGACAAAGATCATATTGATGAGAAAATAGTTTGTATAAGTCTTAATAAAGTAGATGATACGATAATAATTGCTATAGAGGATAATGCAGGTGGTATTCCAAGTGATATAATAGGTAAAATTTTTGACCCATATTTTACAACAAAACATAACTCACAGGGTACGGGACTTGGTTTGTATATGTGCACACAAATTTTAAATAATCATTTTAATTGTGGGACAATAGAGGCAAATAATAATACTTCTAAATATGGGTATGGTGCTTGTTTTATAATAAAATTTAGAACGGTTGATTTAGATAAGGAAATAAAAAATGAACAATGA